A genomic stretch from Telmatocola sphagniphila includes:
- a CDS encoding bifunctional homocysteine S-methyltransferase/methylenetetrahydrofolate reductase, which yields MRKDEFLHRLSEEVLLGDGALGTMLGDLGVNRDMAYERLNASDPDLIRRIHQQYIDAGSQLIETNTFGANRLRLGTTEGSTEIADLVRAGVALAREAASSKAFVGGSVGPLGPFDTKAFSDSEIESIYAEPIIALAESGADVLMLETFSDLRQIQLAIKVAKQKTDLPVIAQMAFHEQGHTQHGVSVLAAMEAMLTAGADVVGTNCGRGVRCVVHAIEQMASRSNAFLSAYLNAGLPEYVDGRYLFGAPIPYLVNSALDMVEKGVNIIGGCCGTTPEFIRKLREKLPVRKPAVRKIVPAEVAAPVTPAVLETSPPVKQIYSDSILHRLPQSNKKRPLMVVELDPPRGLDYKPVLKRARQLKDMGVDAITMADNPVATLHMGNLTLADIVQREAGIPVILHMACRDSNLLGLQSKLLEARIRNVNNILALTGDPAKVGDTPGATSVYDLNSFGLIELITKFNQGVSHSGQSIGEKTQFTIGVAFNPNGRNFAPLVDRLRRKAEKGAHFAMTQPMYDRERFDLMVDSIKSIPISVFVGIMPLLSERNAEFLHNEVPGIVLTDEVRNLMKGFSGPTGRKQGIKITCDLIDYMLGKINAFYIVPPPKFTEMSVEIVSHIIGKTHP from the coding sequence GTGCGTAAAGATGAGTTTCTCCATCGGTTGTCGGAAGAAGTGCTCCTGGGCGATGGGGCTTTGGGCACCATGCTGGGCGATCTCGGTGTCAACCGGGATATGGCCTACGAGCGTCTGAACGCCAGCGATCCCGATCTGATTCGCCGAATTCACCAGCAATATATCGATGCCGGTTCGCAGCTCATCGAAACCAACACCTTCGGAGCCAATCGCCTCCGGTTGGGAACCACCGAAGGCAGCACGGAAATTGCCGATCTGGTCCGGGCCGGGGTTGCACTGGCTCGCGAAGCGGCCAGTAGCAAAGCGTTCGTGGGGGGTTCGGTAGGACCGTTGGGGCCGTTTGATACCAAGGCTTTTTCCGACTCGGAAATTGAATCGATTTACGCCGAGCCGATTATCGCCCTGGCGGAGTCGGGCGCCGATGTGCTGATGCTGGAGACGTTTTCCGATCTGCGGCAGATTCAGTTGGCCATTAAGGTGGCCAAACAGAAAACCGATCTGCCCGTCATCGCCCAGATGGCTTTTCACGAGCAAGGTCACACGCAGCACGGCGTCTCGGTACTGGCGGCGATGGAGGCCATGCTGACGGCCGGGGCCGACGTGGTGGGTACCAACTGCGGCCGGGGGGTTCGCTGCGTGGTGCACGCCATCGAGCAGATGGCCAGCCGGTCGAACGCATTTCTGAGTGCCTACTTGAATGCCGGTTTGCCCGAGTATGTCGATGGCCGGTATCTGTTTGGGGCTCCCATTCCCTATCTGGTCAATTCCGCACTCGATATGGTGGAAAAAGGAGTGAATATTATCGGCGGGTGTTGCGGCACCACGCCGGAATTTATCCGGAAGTTACGGGAAAAACTGCCGGTCCGAAAGCCGGCGGTTCGCAAAATCGTTCCTGCCGAAGTCGCTGCCCCCGTAACTCCGGCCGTGCTGGAAACCAGCCCGCCGGTGAAGCAGATTTATTCCGATTCGATCCTGCACCGGCTGCCGCAATCAAACAAAAAACGGCCGCTGATGGTCGTGGAACTCGATCCACCCCGGGGGCTCGATTACAAGCCGGTGTTGAAGAGGGCTCGGCAGCTGAAAGATATGGGCGTCGATGCCATCACCATGGCCGATAACCCGGTAGCGACGCTGCACATGGGCAATCTGACGCTGGCCGACATCGTTCAGCGGGAAGCCGGAATTCCCGTCATTTTGCACATGGCCTGTCGCGATTCCAACTTGCTCGGCCTGCAATCGAAGCTGCTGGAAGCTCGGATTCGCAACGTGAACAATATTCTGGCCCTGACGGGTGACCCGGCCAAAGTCGGCGATACGCCGGGCGCGACCAGCGTCTACGATCTCAATAGTTTCGGATTGATCGAACTCATCACCAAATTCAATCAGGGGGTTTCCCATTCCGGCCAGAGCATCGGCGAGAAGACCCAGTTCACCATCGGCGTAGCCTTCAATCCTAACGGCCGCAATTTTGCACCACTGGTCGATCGACTACGTCGCAAGGCGGAGAAGGGGGCACATTTCGCCATGACTCAGCCGATGTACGACCGGGAGCGCTTCGATTTGATGGTGGATTCGATCAAGAGCATTCCCATTTCGGTTTTCGTCGGCATCATGCCGCTATTGAGTGAACGGAATGCTGAGTTTCTCCACAACGAAGTTCCTGGTATCGTCCTGACGGATGAAGTTCGCAACCTGATGAAGGGCTTCAGCGGCCCAACCGGTCGCAAGCAAGGGATCAAAATCACCTGCGATTTGATCGACTATATGCTGGGGAAAATCAACGCTTTTTACATCGTACCTCCGCCGAAGTTTACTGAAATGTCGGTGGAGATCGTTTCGCACATTATCGGCAAGACGCATCCCTAA
- the ggt gene encoding gamma-glutamyltransferase, with product MFRIFAVLAIFVCQTLGASAQNPAGPITAKSGMVVCVSPPAAEVGVKILKKGGTAVDAAVAVAFAEAVTHPQAGNIGGGGFMLVYPGDSREPVFFDYRERAPLKISADTLAQEKDMLNHRAVGVPGTVRGMELAHKKFGKLPWKDLLLPAVKLAEEGFLIEKSLASALNSYVARSKSFAGFQKYFAKPDGTKWQEKDRLVQKDLAITLNAIATQGAEGFYAGKVAELIVAEMARGKGLITLEDLKAYEAKERQPLHSSYRGYDIIGSPPVSSGGTAIIEMLNILENYDLKKMGRWSPEANHLIIESMRRAFRDRAEFLGDPDFNTINPELITKSYGKKLAGQIDLSKATPSLSLAGNIDVQKESKQTTHFSIVDASGMAVSNTYTLEETFGSRIVVDGAGFLLNNEMGDFNTKPGVTNTYGRIGTKPNLIQPGKRMLSSMSPTIVAQNGHAVLVTGSPGGRTIINTTLNVILNVIDFDMDVQAAVNAPRSHQQWLPDTVSFERSSNPEFLSMIESLKKMGHTIKWENSQGDAHSIWIDPKSHLRYAGVDTRIEGKGAGY from the coding sequence ATGTTTCGAATTTTCGCCGTTCTCGCAATCTTCGTTTGCCAGACGCTGGGGGCGTCTGCGCAAAATCCGGCCGGGCCAATTACCGCGAAAAGCGGGATGGTGGTCTGCGTCTCGCCGCCGGCCGCGGAGGTCGGCGTCAAGATTCTCAAAAAAGGGGGGACGGCGGTCGACGCGGCGGTGGCCGTGGCTTTTGCGGAAGCAGTAACGCATCCGCAGGCCGGGAATATCGGCGGCGGCGGCTTTATGCTGGTCTATCCCGGGGACAGTCGCGAACCGGTGTTCTTTGATTATCGCGAGCGGGCCCCCCTGAAAATCTCGGCGGACACTCTCGCTCAGGAAAAGGACATGCTGAATCACCGGGCCGTCGGTGTACCGGGTACGGTGCGCGGAATGGAGCTAGCTCATAAAAAGTTCGGCAAACTGCCCTGGAAAGATCTGCTTCTTCCGGCTGTGAAACTCGCGGAGGAGGGCTTTCTCATCGAAAAATCCCTGGCCTCCGCGCTCAACAGCTATGTAGCCCGCTCGAAATCTTTCGCCGGCTTCCAGAAGTACTTTGCCAAACCGGATGGCACGAAATGGCAGGAGAAGGATCGCCTGGTGCAAAAAGACCTGGCGATCACCTTGAACGCCATCGCCACGCAGGGGGCGGAAGGATTTTACGCCGGTAAGGTGGCGGAGTTGATCGTCGCGGAGATGGCTCGTGGGAAAGGCCTGATCACGCTGGAGGATCTGAAAGCCTATGAGGCCAAGGAACGTCAGCCGCTGCATTCCAGCTATCGCGGCTACGACATCATCGGTTCGCCCCCGGTCTCGTCGGGTGGCACGGCCATCATCGAGATGCTGAATATTCTCGAGAATTACGATCTGAAAAAGATGGGCCGCTGGTCGCCCGAGGCCAATCATCTGATTATTGAATCCATGCGGCGGGCCTTCCGGGATCGGGCCGAATTTCTAGGCGATCCCGATTTCAATACGATCAATCCCGAATTGATCACGAAGTCTTATGGCAAGAAACTGGCCGGACAAATTGATTTGAGCAAAGCCACACCGAGCTTGTCGCTGGCGGGCAATATAGATGTTCAGAAGGAATCGAAGCAGACTACGCACTTTTCGATCGTGGATGCCAGCGGAATGGCAGTTTCCAATACGTATACGTTGGAAGAGACCTTCGGATCACGCATCGTGGTGGACGGAGCCGGGTTCCTTTTGAATAACGAGATGGGGGACTTTAATACCAAGCCGGGCGTGACCAATACTTATGGCCGGATCGGTACCAAACCGAATTTGATTCAGCCGGGTAAACGGATGCTGAGTTCGATGAGTCCGACGATTGTCGCGCAGAATGGCCATGCCGTGCTTGTGACCGGCAGTCCCGGCGGCCGGACGATCATCAACACGACCCTGAATGTGATTCTGAATGTGATCGATTTCGACATGGATGTGCAGGCGGCGGTCAATGCCCCACGCAGCCATCAGCAATGGTTACCCGATACGGTGAGTTTCGAGCGTTCGAGTAATCCGGAATTTTTGAGTATGATCGAGTCTTTGAAGAAGATGGGGCATACGATCAAATGGGAAAATTCGCAGGGGGATGCGCATAGCATCTGGATCGATCCGAAATCGCATTTGCGCTATGCCGGTGTCGATACGAGGATCGAAGGCAAGGGAGCGGGTTATTGA
- a CDS encoding RluA family pseudouridine synthase has translation MSDEEILEPIDFSPHRMPDPVELEVRIKIEGMRLDQYIQLNCGDYSRSIIQDAIKIGNVLVNGKPSKASHKVRNGDKLWIQFPMITHAIPVPENIPLDIIYEDEYLAIINKPFDMVVHPAKGNWSGTLVNALQYHFKELSNAGGEHRAGIVHRLDKDTSGAILIAKEEYTHREMCSAFEKRTVFKEYAALTAGVLDRDSDYIELRIKHHPVDRVKMFTTSDTEDLEAKDACTFYEVMERFRGHTFVRCQPKTGRTHQIRIHLASAGCPVLADKVYGGRDHINLSDIAENLPAGQDEKLLERQALHAFRLRFKHPRLGKWMEFEAPLPADFQRTLAALRQYRKWK, from the coding sequence ATGTCTGACGAGGAAATCTTAGAACCCATCGATTTTTCGCCGCACCGCATGCCCGATCCGGTCGAGTTGGAAGTCCGGATCAAAATCGAGGGAATGAGACTCGATCAGTACATTCAGCTCAACTGCGGCGATTACAGCCGTTCCATCATTCAGGACGCCATCAAAATCGGCAACGTCTTGGTGAATGGCAAGCCCTCCAAAGCCAGTCATAAAGTCCGCAACGGGGACAAACTCTGGATCCAGTTCCCGATGATCACGCATGCGATCCCGGTTCCGGAAAATATTCCGCTGGATATCATCTATGAAGATGAGTATCTGGCGATTATCAACAAGCCGTTCGATATGGTCGTCCATCCGGCCAAGGGAAACTGGAGCGGCACACTCGTCAATGCCTTGCAATATCACTTCAAGGAATTAAGCAACGCGGGGGGAGAACATCGGGCCGGAATTGTTCACCGACTGGATAAAGACACCTCCGGGGCAATCTTGATCGCCAAGGAAGAGTATACGCACCGGGAAATGTGCAGTGCCTTCGAGAAGCGGACGGTCTTCAAAGAGTACGCCGCGCTTACCGCCGGGGTGTTGGATCGCGACAGCGACTACATCGAGTTGCGGATCAAGCATCACCCCGTCGATCGGGTGAAGATGTTCACGACCTCGGATACCGAAGATCTCGAAGCCAAGGACGCCTGTACCTTCTACGAAGTGATGGAGCGTTTTCGGGGTCACACCTTCGTGCGCTGCCAGCCGAAAACCGGCCGGACGCACCAGATTCGCATCCACCTGGCAAGTGCCGGCTGCCCCGTTCTCGCCGATAAAGTCTACGGCGGCCGGGATCACATTAATCTGTCGGATATCGCGGAGAATCTGCCGGCCGGACAGGATGAGAAGTTGCTGGAACGGCAGGCCCTGCACGCTTTCCGGCTGCGGTTCAAACACCCCAGGCTGGGTAAGTGGATGGAATTCGAAGCGCCCCTTCCGGCCGATTTTCAGCGCACTCTGGCGGCCCTGCGACAGTATCGCAAGTGGAAATAA
- a CDS encoding tetratricopeptide repeat protein yields MAGKNQSTSKPTDEAQDLFNRASDNLKQGNWKDAIDDFSEAIRLHPTAAAGYRLRATAYIKAGNIPRAIADLDEAIRLKPDDVQLYYERASNLFRQRQLEEALADCKKGLELDEAHAEFVALRGKIHAEAGYSGRAKADFTRALELDPVNASNYLVMRADLSLSLEERQEALEDFNKALEIKPDNIYALCRRAGAFWGLGYKEEALGDFSRALELDPENTWALNGRGLLLADMARHAEAIKDFAKAIEDEPENPSPWEYRGESRFQTGDATGALGDLNKAMELDPDSDRIYNRRAAIYYRTKEYAKAVRDHMHALKIDPNSAETFNSLGWIWSTVPDPTIRNGRRAVDCATRACELTEFTNPNYLDTLAAANAEIGKYDDAVRWIEKAIALVNKPDQREEYQYRKDLYANRQPLRVTPQ; encoded by the coding sequence ATGGCTGGAAAAAATCAATCAACCTCCAAACCGACCGACGAGGCCCAGGATCTGTTCAACCGGGCTTCCGACAATCTGAAGCAAGGCAATTGGAAAGACGCGATCGACGATTTTAGTGAGGCGATTCGCCTTCACCCGACCGCCGCGGCAGGTTACCGGCTGCGAGCCACAGCTTACATCAAAGCCGGAAATATTCCCCGAGCCATCGCCGACCTCGATGAAGCCATTCGCCTGAAGCCCGACGACGTTCAGTTGTATTACGAGCGGGCCAGCAACCTGTTCCGACAGCGACAACTCGAAGAGGCTCTGGCCGATTGCAAGAAGGGGCTGGAACTCGACGAGGCCCATGCGGAATTCGTCGCCCTGCGCGGCAAGATTCACGCGGAAGCCGGCTATAGCGGCCGAGCTAAGGCCGATTTCACCCGGGCACTCGAGCTCGATCCGGTGAATGCCTCGAACTATCTGGTGATGCGAGCCGATTTGAGCCTGTCGCTGGAAGAGCGACAGGAAGCCCTTGAGGATTTCAATAAAGCTCTGGAAATTAAGCCGGATAATATTTACGCGCTCTGTCGTCGCGCGGGCGCCTTTTGGGGCCTGGGTTACAAGGAAGAGGCGTTGGGCGATTTCTCGCGAGCTTTGGAACTCGATCCCGAGAACACCTGGGCTTTGAATGGCCGGGGCTTGCTGCTGGCGGACATGGCCCGGCATGCGGAAGCCATCAAGGATTTTGCCAAAGCCATCGAAGATGAGCCCGAGAATCCTTCTCCCTGGGAATATCGCGGCGAAAGCCGGTTTCAGACGGGCGATGCAACCGGGGCTCTGGGCGATCTCAACAAGGCTATGGAACTCGACCCGGACAGCGACCGGATTTACAATCGCCGGGCCGCGATCTATTACCGGACGAAGGAATATGCCAAGGCCGTGCGCGACCATATGCACGCTTTGAAAATCGATCCGAACAGTGCCGAAACCTTCAATAGCCTCGGCTGGATCTGGAGCACGGTTCCCGATCCGACAATCCGGAACGGTCGCCGGGCCGTCGATTGTGCCACGCGGGCCTGTGAATTGACCGAGTTCACCAACCCGAATTACCTGGATACTCTGGCCGCCGCGAATGCGGAAATCGGTAAGTACGATGATGCCGTGCGTTGGATCGAAAAGGCGATTGCCCTGGTAAACAAGCCCGATCAGAGGGAGGAGTACCAGTACCGCAAGGATCTTTACGCCAACCGGCAGCCGTTGCGGGTCACGCCACAGTAA
- a CDS encoding WD40/YVTN/BNR-like repeat-containing protein has protein sequence MTRLLCLLVLALFYAPVQADDGPAKAPAGFDKLSYRSIGPGTGGRVSRVFGVPGDPLTYYAASASGGVWKSSDGGVSFKPIFDDQPCQAIGSIAVSVSDPNVIYVGTGEANIRGNCAAGIGIFKSTDAGKTWKHVWKQIGHIGTMAVHPKDPDIAFAAVLGHAFGPNPERGVYRTTDGGRTWNRVLFKDNDTGASDVCIDPNNPRVIFAGLWQTRRKPWDMTSGGPGSGLYVSRDGGDTWDQIGPGVTDKKKKKQDKPKEEDEDALPPAPWGKIGIAIAPSNSNRVYATIEAEKGGLFLSNDGGSSWTKASGERAIRQRAWYYSTLTVDPSNPDVIWMPQVNMLKSIDAGKTFNRVGGMHHGDNHDLWIDPKNPKRMIGANDGGVDISTDGGNSWFYPPLPIAQFYHVNVDEQFPYRVMGNMQDVGTAHGPSNSLKSSGIVLGDWKGVGGGETGFTVPDPSDPNVIYSGEYGGIITRHDARTGQSQNVTIYPYDPSGHGAEDLRIRFQWTAPILISKFDSKVVYHGGNFLYRTIDGGKTWQQVSPDLTRNDRTKMKWSGGPITGDNTGVETYGTIFALAESPKQKGVLWTGSDDGLVQISKDDGKTWTNVTSAIPDMPDWATIVCIEASPHDAGTAYVVAEAHRLDNYKPLLWVTTDFGKTWKAITEGLDPEVYLHAVREDTKRKGLLYLGTERGVQLSFDNGESWEPLQLNLPAVAVHDIQVKLNDLVLATCGRSFWILDDITALREWKEEIEDKKAHLFTTSPAIRWRLGGSISGHQTLGAGENPPYGAVFQYYLKDKSKKPATLEIKNAAGQRIVYWDAKNSKKDKPDFSPDGGFPEVRTPEIPAEAGLNRFVWDLAHAAPEIISKAKVDLGDPSSGPLVAPGTYTVNLTFDKEVITGKFEVWADPRLSQPGLIFAANVNGKLDPKLTEQMQVQEKFSLQLREDISKLSDIVGKLRAIQKQIKLHQEILKDEQSTKDWVKAATDLATKLDNLEQKLHNPKAQVSYDILAMRGGAKLYSQLVNLYEASRESDGAPTQGVREVTAEMEKELSQLTAEWDAILAGDVAKLNDLAQKVGSPKIFIPRR, from the coding sequence ATGACTCGACTTCTTTGTTTACTCGTTCTTGCATTGTTTTACGCTCCCGTTCAGGCGGACGATGGTCCCGCCAAAGCCCCCGCCGGGTTCGATAAATTAAGCTATCGCTCTATCGGGCCAGGCACCGGCGGCCGAGTGTCCCGAGTCTTCGGCGTTCCGGGCGATCCCTTGACTTACTATGCCGCCTCGGCCTCCGGCGGTGTCTGGAAATCGTCCGATGGCGGCGTCAGCTTCAAACCGATTTTCGACGATCAACCCTGCCAGGCCATCGGCTCGATAGCCGTTTCGGTTTCCGACCCGAACGTGATTTACGTCGGTACCGGCGAAGCGAATATTCGCGGTAACTGCGCGGCGGGCATCGGTATCTTCAAATCGACCGATGCCGGTAAAACCTGGAAACATGTCTGGAAGCAGATCGGCCATATCGGAACGATGGCCGTGCATCCCAAGGATCCCGATATCGCTTTTGCGGCGGTGCTGGGACATGCTTTTGGACCCAATCCGGAACGAGGCGTCTACCGCACCACCGATGGTGGCCGAACCTGGAACCGCGTTTTATTTAAAGACAACGACACGGGGGCTTCCGATGTCTGCATCGACCCGAATAATCCTCGCGTGATTTTCGCCGGACTTTGGCAGACTCGTCGCAAACCCTGGGACATGACCAGTGGCGGGCCGGGCAGCGGCCTCTACGTTTCCCGCGATGGCGGTGACACCTGGGACCAGATTGGCCCGGGCGTAACCGACAAAAAGAAAAAGAAACAGGATAAACCCAAGGAAGAGGATGAGGACGCTCTGCCACCCGCACCCTGGGGCAAAATCGGCATTGCGATCGCACCTTCGAATTCCAATCGCGTCTACGCAACCATTGAAGCGGAAAAGGGGGGCTTGTTCCTCTCCAACGATGGCGGCAGTTCCTGGACGAAAGCCAGCGGCGAACGAGCGATCCGCCAGCGGGCCTGGTACTATAGCACGCTGACAGTTGATCCCAGCAATCCGGATGTCATCTGGATGCCGCAGGTGAACATGCTGAAATCGATCGATGCCGGGAAGACCTTTAACCGGGTCGGCGGCATGCATCACGGCGATAATCACGATCTCTGGATCGATCCCAAAAATCCCAAGCGGATGATCGGGGCCAACGACGGTGGGGTCGATATCAGCACCGATGGCGGCAATAGCTGGTTCTATCCGCCGCTGCCCATTGCTCAGTTCTATCACGTCAACGTCGATGAACAGTTTCCCTATCGCGTGATGGGTAACATGCAGGATGTCGGCACCGCACATGGTCCGAGCAATTCCCTCAAGAGTTCCGGTATTGTACTGGGCGACTGGAAGGGCGTGGGCGGCGGCGAAACCGGCTTCACCGTTCCCGATCCCAGCGACCCGAACGTTATTTATTCGGGCGAATACGGCGGCATCATTACCCGCCACGATGCCCGGACCGGACAGAGCCAGAATGTCACGATCTACCCCTATGATCCTTCCGGTCATGGAGCGGAAGATCTGCGTATTCGCTTTCAGTGGACTGCCCCGATCCTGATTTCCAAGTTCGATAGCAAAGTGGTTTACCACGGCGGCAACTTCCTCTATCGCACAATCGATGGCGGCAAAACCTGGCAGCAGGTGTCTCCCGATCTGACGCGAAATGATCGCACCAAGATGAAGTGGTCCGGCGGGCCGATCACCGGGGATAATACCGGCGTGGAAACCTACGGGACTATTTTCGCTCTGGCCGAATCTCCCAAACAGAAGGGAGTTCTTTGGACCGGGAGTGACGATGGCCTGGTGCAAATTTCCAAGGATGACGGTAAGACCTGGACCAACGTGACCTCGGCCATCCCCGACATGCCCGATTGGGCCACGATTGTCTGCATCGAAGCCAGCCCGCATGACGCCGGAACGGCCTATGTCGTTGCGGAAGCTCATCGGCTCGATAATTACAAACCCTTATTGTGGGTGACCACCGACTTCGGCAAAACCTGGAAGGCCATAACCGAAGGGCTGGACCCGGAAGTCTATTTGCACGCAGTGCGGGAGGACACCAAGCGCAAGGGCCTACTTTATCTGGGCACCGAGCGGGGCGTGCAGCTTTCTTTCGACAACGGCGAGAGCTGGGAGCCGTTGCAACTGAACCTGCCGGCCGTGGCCGTGCATGACATTCAGGTGAAATTGAATGACCTGGTGCTGGCTACCTGTGGCCGGTCATTCTGGATTCTGGACGATATCACCGCTCTGCGGGAGTGGAAAGAAGAAATTGAAGATAAGAAAGCTCACCTTTTCACCACCAGCCCGGCAATTCGCTGGCGGCTGGGCGGTTCGATCTCGGGGCACCAGACGCTGGGAGCCGGAGAGAATCCGCCGTATGGGGCCGTGTTCCAGTATTATTTGAAGGACAAGTCGAAAAAACCGGCGACCTTGGAGATAAAGAACGCGGCTGGGCAAAGAATTGTCTACTGGGATGCGAAGAACTCTAAGAAGGATAAGCCCGACTTCTCGCCCGATGGCGGCTTCCCGGAAGTGAGGACGCCGGAAATTCCGGCTGAAGCGGGTCTGAACCGTTTTGTCTGGGATCTGGCACACGCCGCCCCGGAAATCATCAGTAAAGCCAAAGTCGATCTCGGCGATCCAAGCAGCGGCCCACTGGTTGCACCCGGTACTTACACCGTGAACCTGACGTTTGACAAAGAAGTCATTACAGGTAAGTTCGAAGTTTGGGCCGATCCGCGTTTGAGCCAGCCCGGTCTGATTTTCGCGGCGAATGTGAACGGCAAGCTCGATCCGAAGCTGACCGAGCAGATGCAAGTTCAGGAAAAATTTTCGTTGCAATTACGAGAGGACATCAGCAAGCTGTCCGATATTGTTGGCAAACTGCGGGCGATACAGAAGCAGATCAAGCTGCATCAAGAGATTCTCAAGGATGAACAATCAACTAAGGATTGGGTGAAAGCGGCGACCGATCTGGCAACCAAGCTCGACAATTTAGAGCAAAAACTGCACAATCCCAAGGCACAAGTGTCCTACGATATATTAGCAATGCGCGGCGGTGCGAAATTGTACTCGCAACTCGTCAATCTATATGAGGCGAGCCGCGAATCGGATGGCGCACCCACGCAAGGCGTTCGTGAAGTGACTGCGGAGATGGAAAAGGAATTGAGTCAACTCACGGCCGAATGGGATGCGATACTGGCCGGCGATGTGGCGAAATTAAACGATTTGGCACAAAAAGTGGGATCGCCAAAGATTTTCATTCCGCGTCGTTAG